GCCCTAAGAACTTCCTGTAGCATTTCTCCGAAGGAAAGCGGGCCCACCAGCAGCAAATTCTCTGTGTGCATCTGGAAACCTTGTGCGCTCACCTTACTCTGAGAGAGCTCTAGAGGCCACCGGAGTCTTGGCCGTGGGTTTCCTCTGAGCCAGACCACACTGCCCCCTGTCCCTTCTCAGACACCAGCCCAACTGTCCCCGGGGTGGGGACAGCTTTCCCCGTGTTCCCGACTCTGTGGATCGCAGTGGTGGTCCTGCTGGAGCTCACTGGCCTGCTGGTTTGTAGACGAACGTGGGGATTTTTCGGGCACCGTTTGAGtactttttctgttcctttctgcctcctggaGCTCTGGTTGGTGTAGACGTGGGTGTCCCTGCATCGCGCGGTCACCAGGACCTCCAGGTCAGTCGAGGTCACgggttctttctccagctcacgTGGCTGCTGGGTCACTCTGGAGCTCTTCACTTTGGTTCTCGCTCTGGTCAGCTCTGGAATCCCCACTTGGCTCTTCCGGGCGTGCTAACTGTCATCTCCCCAGTGAGGCTGTGTGACGCACCACCGCCGGTCTCTGCCTTTGCTGCTCCCCGTTCTGTGTCGAGCCGCGCTTCCCTCCACCGTGTGCAGAACGGCCAAGTTCAAGTCGCTTCTGAAAATGCAGCCCCCGGCGGTTCTGCGACCCACTGCGCTCTCACCGGGTCTGAGCCACACCTGTTTCTTTGCACGTTCCGGTGGGAAGTGAGTCGCTTCAAGGAGCGCGCTGCCACAGTTCCgggccctgcccaccccaccgGGTCGCGTTACTATTAGCCCGTTGCTTACTTTGTCTGCTGGTGCTGggctgggtggggcgggggaggtgcTTGTCCCAGTCCGCACAGCCCCTGCTCCGGCCTCCCTGGTGCCTCCCAGGGATGCAGCCCGCCACTGGCCCACAGCCGCCCTGCGAGGACAGCGGCCCCGCGAAGCTGCTGGACTGTGCCCAGCGCGCACCGGCCCTCGCCGGCTGACACTGACCACTCTGGCTCTTCAAGGCCTGCCCTGGGCATAAAGGTTTGCTAATCCGAGCAAATCCAGCTCCTTCGGAAGAACAGCTCCTGAGACCAGCGCTAGGAGATTTTTCCTGCCGCACAGCCAGCCCGCAGCTCTGCGCCAAGCCAAGTCAGTCCTTCCgggcggggaggggcctgggccgcggcctgcctctcccctggaaAACACCTCTGAGCCCCAGCACGGGGAGCGGGGACAAAGCCGCTCGTCTCCGACAGCTCTAGGGGCAGCCGTCCCGGGTGTCCCGGGTTGGAGTCCGTGTGGAGCCCCCACCCACGCGTCCAGACCCCCACGGGCTGTCAGCCTCCATCCTCCACACACCGGGCCCTCCCGATCAGTGTCCACCGTGGCCTCGGGGGAGGGCTGAGGCCAGAGCGTGGCTGTGGAGAGAGGGAGGCGGACGCAGGCAGGGGACCTGGCCCGGCTTTCCCGAACGGCGCCCTGGTGTGcacactcccctccccagccacacTGTCCAGACGCCCTGGTGGCCAGTGGGGCCTGTGAACCGGGACCCCGCGCAAAGGCCTGGAGTAGAAGTGCCGTGGGGGGCAGCGGAGGGGCCACTCAGAGGAACTGTGCTTCCTGCGGCTGAGGCTGGATGCAGCGGACACCAGCGCGGGACCTGGAACGGCCCTGAAACACGAAATGGGTCCCAAGCAGCAGAGGAGCCTGGCTCCCTGTGTCCCGCTGCCTCCCCACCCTGGGTCACCCTCCTGGACTTGCAGGCCGGGCCTGAGGCAGGCAGGAACCGTTCTCTTTCTCGCCCTCATGGACCCGCGAACAGCCCCGCGCCACCTTCCACTCCCATCCGCGTTTGGCCGCCCCCGCAGCTTCCTGCCCTCGTCAGTAAACCTGTGCTCCCCGAGGACGGGAGCCTCGTCTGATGACCCCCCAGCCTCGGGCTgcgcacagtgcccagcacatggcGGGCAGGGAACACAGGCCACGCTCCGCGCTCAACGACACGTGGCGTGGGAAGGCTCCACACCATGAGAAAGCCCGCCGAAGCCCGCAGCCGTCCGCCGCCTCCCTACAGTGGCTCAGGCTGGCCCTCGGAGGACGCAGCAGTAGCGCGTCCTGTTTCCCCTGAATTCTGCTTCCCGTGTACCTGGGCTCCAGCGAAAGCACGCGGTCTGCATGGCCGCATACCCCGCctctaccccatccctccaaggCCACATCTGACTCTGGGGCCCTGAGCCGCCTCCTGAGGCTCCACCTTCTGACCCAGAAAGACCAGCCAAGAGCAGGGCAGGCACGTCTACACAGGACGGCAGGGCTTCCCAGATGCCGCACCCGCGGACCCCACCGCCAGGGCTCTGGGCCAAGTGCTCCTGGGGGATGCGGAGTCCAGGCCTCCTAACGGTGCCTCTGTGGCGACCGGAAAGGAAGGGGACCCTGGTCCCACCCGGCTCTGATTTCACATCCAGCCTAGTTAGGGGAAAAAGGATTCCGAGGCAAAAGCATTCTGACCGCCCGATCCTGGGGGGCCAGAAGTGCCGAGCACGGTGGCTAGCTGTCCTCTCGGCGCGGGGGCGCAGAGGTCTCTGGCAGGAGCGTGGGACGGCGGGACGGGTGCAGGTGCTCCCTGGACGGCCTtgctgggccctgggctctgACAGTGCCTGCTCGTGGCCCCGCAGCCGGCTgcagcccagggccccacagccACCAGCAGAGGCCACGTGAGCAGCTGCCCGTGGAGGGGGCACAGGAGGCCAGACCCCGCTCTGCCCCAGAGCCTCCCGAGCAGCATGGGGGCTCAAGCAGGTGCTGTGCTTTGTGGCTGCTTCTGGAAGGAGCGCAGACACCCCTCAGGCCGTCGGTGACAAGTGTTTATTCGGTGGCCACAGAACGGCCAGGACGGGGGCACGAATCTACAACCTGATGGAACAAAGCCTCCGCAGGGGATCCAGGAGCCCCCCCATGTCCTGCCCCTCCAGCTGCACCCGCCGGCAAAGTCCTGTTTAAGAAGCATGCCAGGCTGCGGGGGAGAGCTCCTCGGCGTCCGGCCACCTCTCCGGGCTGCCCCCACAGCCACCGAGGTGAGGGCAGGTGCTGCAGGGACTCCCGACACCTCACTGCAAGCACCTGCCGTTCAACGACACGGTGGGCCGCGGCAGCCAATGGCAGTGCTGCATGGATGTCACTCCAGGCACAGGAAGGAAATGGCGTGGAGGCGGCACGGCCCTGAGGCCATCTGGCCCGGAGATAAGGGTGCTCTGAGAACAGCCTCGCTCAGTTGCGGTCTCCACCCCGCGTGCAGAGCAGGAAGCGTGCTCGTCCACCGGCAGCTGCGTCGCTGACACGCATGAAGACGGGCACGCAGCACACGAGCGGCCTGCAAACCACACGCCGCATCCCTCGCTGCTGGCGGGTGCCCCAGTAGGCGCAGGAAAGAGAACCAGCAGGTGGCCGGGCAGCGAGGCCGGACCCGAGGGCGCAGCGGTGAACAGAAGGGTGCGCTGCCGTCCTGGGCCATGGGCAGTCCTGGCTCTGGGCCAGTCCGGGCCGCGGGGAGCTGGCGGGGAGCCACAGCAGGCACGATCTTCCCACAAACAAGCTGTGCAGCCGGCTCCTCCCTGCCGGGGTAGGGGTTCAGTTGCGGCCGGAAATCCAATCAGCTCCTTCTACGCCGGGTGGCAAGCGGAGGCCTAAAACTCATTTTCGAATGCCTCGGTGAAACTCAGGGATAAGCAGGCGGTGAGCGTGACCTCCTGCGGACGGGGATAGGACCTCGGAGTGGACTTGGCACCAGGATGCTAGACATGCCCGTGGTGCGCCATGAGCTCCCTGGGGCAACGGGtggctggtgggggggtgggaaggacagTCCTGCTTGTGTTGGGGAAGGGCCTCTGCCATGCCAATCCCGCGTGTGGCCCCCACATCCTGGAGTCCAGACCCCAGGGCTGAGGCCTCCTGGCAACACTGAGGAACTTCCAAGAAGAGGCTGGCATGGTTAAGTGAGTTCACGGCTGACGGGACAACTGCCACCTGTAAGCCACAAGCAGCTGCAACGGAGCCCCAAGGGGAGGATGGGGCGGGCCCAGGGCAACGCCAGCCTCACGCAAGGGGCTGCAGGTCCTGGTATCAGCTGGCCCGAGGCCTGGCTTTCCTCGTcctggacagacagacagctcTACCCACTCATACGCAGGGCTCAGCCGGCAAACACGAGCCCAGACTCTGCCCGGCTGGGCCCCGGCTTCCATTCACAGGACGCTGGGTCGGCTTCAGGTGTGGGCGACCCAGCCGGAGTGGCCGCTCACACTCGCGGGCCAGAAGGGGAAACACCGCAAGCCCCGATGAAGCAGATGCGTGGGGACGGGCCGCCCCGAGCGGCCGAGAGCACACCCCGGCCGCCACAACCTCCTAGACAAGCTCTGGCCCGCAGGCGAGGGCCACGCGGACATCAGTGCTCGGCGGCTGCAGAGGAGCAGGGCAGAGTGGAGGCCTCCTGGGGAGCCTCGAGTTTGACCACGGCCCTGAGAGCGCCGCGCCGCCACTtcacctgcctctgcctggcGAACACGGAGCGCAGCGTGCGCAGCTGCCCCACCTCCTGCGCCGTGAAGCAGGGCTGCCCCTCGGCGAAGCGGACCACGGCATCGAAGGACAAGGCTGCCTGCTCCCAGGCCGCCTCGTCGCTGTCCTTCTTGACGAGCTCCAggctcccagagcccagggctgggcctTCTCCGACCGTGTGTCCCGGCCTGCCCTGCTCGGCCGCCGCGGCCTGGGGAAGCCGGCTGCCAGGGCGGGCCGGGGCCTCCGTCCCCAGCTCCAGAATGTGCGCGAAAGTCTGGTCGTGAGGCTTCACGCGGAGGCGCTCCGGCTCCTCCTCTGAAGACGAGCCCTCGGCGAACATGACCGCCGGCCACAGCTTCCTCCAGGCCCGGCTGAAGACGTCACCGGGCACGGCGCTCCAGGCGCAGGCCACGTTGAAGACGGCGTCATTCATGCCGTAGCGGGGGTGGCAGGTCTGCAGCGGGACGGGGGGGTTAACGAAGTGCCTCATGAAGTCCCTCCGGATGCCCTGGTCCATGGGCTGTAGCAGCGACGTGACGCTGGCGGGCAGGAAGACGGTGAAGATGTTGCCGGAGGCCAGCTCGGCCTCCCGCGGGCGGGCGCGGGCATTGTCCAACAGCAGAATGGCTTTGCCATCCTCGGGCAGACCGGCGGCCCGGAAGTGCTCCTTCACTGACGGGACGAAGATGTGATGGAACCAGTCGGAAAAAATCTCCTTGTCCACCCACGCGTTCCCTTGGGCCTTGTAGGCGACGGGCAGCTGCTGGATGCCCCCGAAAGCCCGGGGACCGCCGCCCTTGCCGACCACCAGGGGCTTGATCTTGTGGGAGCCGGTGGCATTGGCACACATGAGGACGGTCAGCCTGTCCTTGCTCTGCCTGACGCCAGGCACCGCCCCACCTTCCAGGCTGGGACTGGGCAGGCACCGCCAGAAAAGGCCGGTCTCGTCGGCGTTGTACACCTGCTCGGGGGACAGGCCGTGCTCGGCCGTCAGGCTCCGGAAGAAGCCACAGAACTGCTCGGCGGCTCGGTGGTCGGCCGCCTGTTTCTCGCCGGACGCGTCCAGCTTCTTGATGCCGTGTCTGGCCTTAAAACGCCAGAGCCACCCGCCCGAGAACACGCAGGGCTCCGTTAGCTGCATCTGCTCGTAGAAGTCCTTGGCCTTCTCGATGAGCATGGGGCCCGACACGGGCACGCCCTCAGCCCGCTTGCCCAGGAACCACTGGTACAGGGCGCGGTCCAGGTGCTCAAGCTTGGGCGTGTGCAGGGTGCGCCGCTGCTCCGCCGCCGCGCTGGACGCCGAGTTGGCAAAGAAGCGCAGCAGCTGCGCCTTGTGGGCCTTGATGTCATACAGGGTGGACATGCCCACGTTGTACTCCTGCATCAGCACCTTCCTGCTCTCCCCCTTCTCCAGGCGCGCGCAAATGTCGATCTTCTCCTTCAGGGTCAGCACCACCCTCTTGCGCTTCTCCCCTGGGCTCCGCCCCGCAGCCTGCTTAGAGGCCATGGTGGGGGGTGGCTCGTCccgggagctggggaggagggaggacacGCGTGGcgggggcagggatggggagtCCTGGCAGACTCCTTGCCTCACCTCCCCCGTCCTCCGCTCCCTCACCTGCCCGTCCCGTTCCACGGACCCCGGGCCACCGTGAGCCCCGGTTCCTCCTGTGGTCCGCCCTCCAGTGCTAGCGACGTGGCCACCTCCCGGCCCCTCTGCAGGAGAGACGACTAGTGTCACACCGCCCCGGATGTGTCCACACGGTTGGAACCTCTGGTCTTCGAGGGGGACGGTGACCGCTCCCACCTTCAAATGTGGACCTTAGAGAGTACAGGGGTCCCGGGAGCGTGGTTCTGATGAATCGAGGTAGCACTGTCTGTGCTGCGGCTGCCTCTCCGGCGCATGGCGCTGTCTCCCGCCGTGCTCTAGGAACTGGAAAGCAGAACGGGGAAGAGAGAACGTTACGGGCCGCGGGCCCGGGCCCCCGCCAGCGTCCGCTCACTACTTCAGGCTGCAGCAGAAACCACCACGTCGTGAGGGCAACCGACCGAGTGCTGGCCCGAGGGACGCAGCATCTAGGAGGCTACCCAGCTGGGCACACAGGCTCTTTCCAGTGACCTCTCAGTCACCACGGCTCCCTCAGGCCACACAACTCCATTCCCTCCTGACCCTTTACCGAACACCCCGCCTCTCCCTGTGCCGCTGGGCAGACTCGGAGGGCAGAGAACAGGCATCCGTGCTGGATCCTTCCGGAATCACACCCTTGCCGCGCTTCTCCTGCTAAGACCCCACCTCCTCCATCCTGGGAGAAGCCAAGGGCTGCTGCCCTGACAGTGCCCAGCCCTGCAGGCCTACTCCGGGCAGGGTCTGCTGGGCTGGTCCTGTCTTCTCCCCCCCAGCCTGTGTCCCCTCACTGTCTTCATGACTCAGTCCCCCGTTCCTCACCCCTCCGCCCAGGAGACAGCGGATCCCCGGGGCGACAGCGACAGCCAGCTCGCAGCCGGGCACCCCGTCCCGCCAGGAGAGGCACGCAGCACTCACAGGTGGGCTTCGAGCAACTCCCCACGCGCCGGCCACCCAAGCCCTCATTCCGGCGGTGCCGCCCCGCACAGATGCTGAGGCCACAGCCCTGCTCACGGGCGCCGCGTGGAAACGAGCTCCGTGAGAACACGACTCAAGACGAACGCCGTTAACTCAAACCCGGCAAGAGCTCCACGGACCGACTCTGGGCCTGTCGCCTGCCAGCGCCAGGCACAGTCTCCCCTGCGGGCCAGCCTCCGCGTGTGCGGGGCGCGGGTGCCGCTCCCTCGGGGCCTGCCTTCGTCCCACCTAGTGAGTGGACTGCGTGGCCACGGGCAGCAGAGAGAAGTAAAGACCACCGTGCGCCCAGCAGCGAGGGGGAGGAGGGCGCCCGGGAAGGCCTCCAGCAGGCTCTGCCCCCGAAACCCGAGGTGCGACGCTTCCGTCCCCGACGAGCAGGTGTCCCCGAGGTGCGTGCGGAGCGACATCCGCCAGCTGGAAGCGCGGGGCCCCGCGGGGCGCAACCACTGCGAAAACCGAGCCTCGGAGGCCCTGACGCTCTGAAGCACGTTCTCAAGCCGAAAGGGCACGGGTGCGGCACTCGGGGCTCCTCGCCGCGACTTCGACGTAAGCAGCAGGCGGAGGCCTCGGGAACGCGGCCGGACACACACACCCTCCGGGGCCGAGGGACGGACGAAACAGGGGGtggcgggcggggaggggcacCTGCTCCCGGTCCCTGCGAGGGGAAGCCCCGACCTGAGAAGAGCCCGACGGGCTCGGGCCGGGGAGGCGGAGCCCCGGGGGGCGCGGGGGCCACAAGAGGAAAATCCAAAGAAAACGAGTCATTTGGAGACGGAGGCAGACGCGGGAGGACTCCAGGGGCCAGGCAGGCGCGGGCACCGGGAGGGGGCGCGGCccgctgcgggggggggggggcgccgggGCGGGTCCGGGGGCGGGTCCGGGGCGGGGCGTCAGCGGGCGCGGTTCCGCCCACAGCGCCGGTGCGGGGCCTCCGCGGGACCCCGGGGCGCGCAGACGGGGCGGGCCGTCGCCCCCGGGGCCCCCGTCGGGGGCAGCAGCTCGGCCCGGGGCGCAGCACACACCgcaaagggaagggggaaaaccGGCAAGTGTCCGTCCGGCAGGTCCCGGGGCGGGGACCCGCGGGGACCCCGGGACCCACCCCCTCCGCCGGCGGGGCCCCAGCGTCTGCGAGCGGCGGCACGGCCAGgcccggcggcggcggggctGGGACGGGAGGAGCCTCCGCCCGGGGAGCACACACTGCGCGGCGCCCGCGCCCCCGGCCTGCCCGGCCCCCACTCACCTGCGGACcccggccgccgccgctgccgccgccggaAGTGCCGCCGGTCCGCGCCTGGCCGCCTTCCCCGGGCCACTTCCGGGACGCTCTAGGCAGCCCGGAGGACTGACTCGGCCTCTCGGTGGTGCGGGCAGCCGGGCGCCGCGGCGCCGGGGGGCGGGGCCCCTGCGCGCGCACCTGCCGACGGGGCGCACCTGCCCGCGGGGCGCACCGGCCCGGGAGTCGCAGGTCTTGTGCGAGTGGAGCCCCGAGCTGAAGGGCGCGGGCGGGACTCCTGCGGTCCCGGGCCAGGGCTGGCAGGAGCGCGGTGATGCGGCCCCTCGCATTAGTGAGATGCGGTGGCCCGAGCGGTTTCCTTCCCGCTGAGAGAAAACGCACACCccgagagggaaaaaggaaaaccgTCGGGTCCCTGTCCGGCAGGGGCCGGGGCCTTGCTCGCTGCACATCTGATGTGCGGGCTTCGGATGCGGACGCGGGGCCCCTGCTCGGACCTGGGCCGTCCTGGGCTGAGCTCGTCGGGGACCTGGGGATGCGATGGATGTGGTCTGCGTGCGGGGCGGGCGGGAGTCTTTGGAGCCCGGAGTCCAGCCCCGGCGCGGAAGGTGCCCGCACGTCCACACCCCTATCCCCAGCAAGCTAGGAGGCGGGGGTGCGGAGCGGCTGTGTGATCACGGCGTCgggtaggagggagggagggaggagggcccgTCGGGGAAGGCGACgtgaggggcagagtggggagaggagatgggacAAGGGAGGCGGGTCGCAGTGCTGCTCGGCAGCGAGCCCAGGGACGCGCACCTGCCTGGAGCCTCTGCGCCCTGCGCGTTACGGCTCTGCTGCCGAGTGGCTCCTTGTTGCAGCCGGGGACAGGGACGAAGACGGTTCCACAGCCTCCTCCACTGCACTCCCTTTCTTCCCGGACTCCCCCAGAGGCTGCGGCCCCCGACCCTCCTTCCAGCGCTCCGCAGAGGGTTCCTGCGgcctgggctctctccttggctctcCCCTCTCCAGCACACCCACTCCCCGGGTGACCACCCCTCTCTGCGCAGAAGGAGCGCCGGGCGCCGCTCTGGGGAACCTTCCCAGCATGTCCTGGGCCAGCAGCTCACGCCCAGCCTTCCCAGACCTGAGCTCGGAACACGGCCCAGCCTCGCCCCGCCAGCGCACCCCGGCACTGTCCTCTTCGCCTTCACTCGGCCAAAAATTCAGTCATGCTTAACCCATGCTTAGCCCTGATTGACCAGGAGCTCTGCCCAACTCTGCCCTCCCCATCCGCGCCCCATCTGACCTCCTGGCACCCACAGCTGCTCTCTCCCTGGTCttagcccccaccccaccccaccccgcctcctagcttctgtctctgccccacAAGAGCCATCTGCTGCTGTGTGATGGAACACCCCAGACTCAGCGGCTTGAAATGAATCATCTTGCTGCACCtggttctgtgggtcaggaatctggagGTGCTAGGAGCAGCTGTGCTTGCCGGAGGAGAAAACTGGGGGCACTGAGCACCCTCTCTTGGGGCACTCGGTGGCCCCACAGGAAGGCTGGCTCTGTCCCCGTGAGAGACTCTCTGCTGCCACCTCATGGACACGGGATTACATGCACCTCCCAGAGCCTACATGCAGCCGCAGAGGCTGCCTGGGGTTtgacctcccccgcccccagctgcaCCGAGTTCCCCAGAGGCCCCCATCATGACTCTGGGATTCTTGGGCCGCATCTCCAGGTCCGAGCCCGCGCTGGCGGAGAAGAGAGGGTCAGAAAGAGGATGAGAAGGAAGAACTTGTGTCTCCTGGGAGTGGCCACTGATGAGTCCACCGCCTCACCCCCCATTGCACAGGACCCAGGCCACAGCCGCTCCCCACCACAGCTCCCCATCCCTGTTCACAACCAGAGTGGCCTTGAGGGTGTCAGTCTGAGCCTATCAATGCCCCACTCATCCCTGGAATCCCAGTGGGCTCCGCAGAACGGTCCCCAGC
This region of Mustela erminea isolate mMusErm1 chromosome 16, mMusErm1.Pri, whole genome shotgun sequence genomic DNA includes:
- the JRK gene encoding jerky protein homolog gives rise to the protein MASKQAAGRSPGEKRKRVVLTLKEKIDICARLEKGESRKVLMQEYNVGMSTLYDIKAHKAQLLRFFANSASSAAAEQRRTLHTPKLEHLDRALYQWFLGKRAEGVPVSGPMLIEKAKDFYEQMQLTEPCVFSGGWLWRFKARHGIKKLDASGEKQAADHRAAEQFCGFFRSLTAEHGLSPEQVYNADETGLFWRCLPSPSLEGGAVPGVRQSKDRLTVLMCANATGSHKIKPLVVGKGGGPRAFGGIQQLPVAYKAQGNAWVDKEIFSDWFHHIFVPSVKEHFRAAGLPEDGKAILLLDNARARPREAELASGNIFTVFLPASVTSLLQPMDQGIRRDFMRHFVNPPVPLQTCHPRYGMNDAVFNVACAWSAVPGDVFSRAWRKLWPAVMFAEGSSSEEEPERLRVKPHDQTFAHILELGTEAPARPGSRLPQAAAAEQGRPGHTVGEGPALGSGSLELVKKDSDEAAWEQAALSFDAVVRFAEGQPCFTAQEVGQLRTLRSVFARQRQVKWRRGALRAVVKLEAPQEASTLPCSSAAAEH
- the PSCA gene encoding prostate stem cell antigen isoform X1 — protein: MGQGRRVAVLLGSEPRDAHLPGASAPCALRLCCRVAPCCSRGQGRRRFHSLLHCTPFLPGLPQRLRPPTLLPALRRGFLRPGLSPWLSPLQHTHSPGDHPSLRRRSAGRRSGEPSQHVLGQQLTPSLPRPELGTRPSLAPPAHPGTQVRARAGGEERVRKRMRRKNLCLLGVATDESTASPPIAQDPGHSRSPPQLPIPVHNQSGLEGVSLSLSMPHSSLESQWAPQNGPQQATPHLARAVPSRPHTGAPSGCAVPQPAGLHLKARPEAAEPLTQILEASGSALRCYSCKAQASNHDCQQVRNCTSSETYCWTERIRVVDIVTRISKGCMSHCVDDAQNYYVGKKNITCCSTDLCNASGAHALRPAAVALALLTTLGGLLLWGPSRL
- the PSCA gene encoding prostate stem cell antigen isoform X3, producing MGQGRRVAVLLGSEPRDAHLPGASAPCALRLCCRVAPCCSRGQGRRRFHSLLHCTPFLPGLPQRLRPPTLLPALRRGFLRPGLSPWLSPLQHTHSPGDHPSLRRRSAGRRSGEPSQHVLGQQLTPSLPRPELGTRPSLAPPAHPGTQVRARAGGEERVRKRMRRKNLCLLGVATDESTASPPIAQDPGHSRSPPQLPIPVHNQSGLEGVSLSLSMPHSSLESQWAPQNGPQQATPHLARAVPSRPHTGAPSGCAVPQPAGLHLKARPEAAEPLTQILEASAPGGRGLLAKTPHKVGSVIPLPSGFLSRQEGACEQAGAPGDPAGRAGR
- the PSCA gene encoding prostate stem cell antigen isoform X2, which codes for MNHLAAPGSVGQESGGARSSCACRRRKLGALSTLSWGTRWPHRKAGSVPVRDSLLPPHGHGITCTSQSLHAAAEAAWGLTSPAPSCTEFPRGPHHDSGILGPHLQVRARAGGEERVRKRMRRKNLCLLGVATDESTASPPIAQDPGHSRSPPQLPIPVHNQSGLEGVSLSLSMPHSSLESQWAPQNGPQQATPHLARAVPSRPHTGAPSGCAVPQPAGLHLKARPEAAEPLTQILEASGSALRCYSCKAQASNHDCQQVRNCTSSETYCWTERIRVVDIVTRISKGCMSHCVDDAQNYYVGKKNITCCSTDLCNASGAHALRPAAVALALLTTLGGLLLWGPSRL